The following are encoded in a window of Bdellovibrio svalbardensis genomic DNA:
- a CDS encoding peroxiredoxin: MPMINQPAPQFSTQAVFDGGDVRDVNLSDYKGKWVILFFYPLDFTFVCPTELTQFREHLAEFAMAGAVVMGCSVDSVHSHKRWLRDDLGNLGYPLLADLTKRIARDYGVLFEERGIATRGTFIIDPDQKIQYMGIHNTAVGRDAKEILRVLQGCQSGELCAAGWKKGDVHIVPLK, encoded by the coding sequence ATGCCAATGATTAACCAACCCGCGCCACAATTTTCAACTCAAGCTGTGTTTGACGGTGGCGACGTAAGAGACGTGAACTTGAGCGATTATAAAGGAAAATGGGTCATCCTCTTTTTCTATCCTCTAGATTTTACTTTTGTTTGCCCAACTGAATTGACTCAATTCCGCGAGCACCTTGCTGAATTCGCTATGGCGGGAGCAGTGGTTATGGGTTGCAGCGTAGACTCAGTGCACTCGCACAAACGTTGGTTGCGAGATGATCTTGGCAACTTGGGCTACCCGTTGCTTGCCGATCTTACAAAACGCATCGCACGTGATTACGGCGTTCTCTTTGAAGAACGTGGCATTGCAACTCGTGGTACGTTCATTATCGATCCAGACCAAAAAATTCAATACATGGGCATTCACAACACGGCTGTCGGCCGTGATGCCAAGGAAATCCTTCGCGTTCTTCAAGGTTGCCAATCTGGCGAGCTTTGCGCAGCGGGATGGAAAAAGGGCGACGTTCACATCGTGCCTTTGAAGTAA
- a CDS encoding S41 family peptidase, whose translation MLRSPRLTIISLLIFTMGISLSLSRVKSDSSKVKSVDAYWAESGLGPAALEDLLQDNICGSSERYFLACASSILNIANRFNMTLTTEGKLVPVDVNMSADMSSEKMQLESWKQFFNNNTAAAMKLSFLNVWKLLKTKYISEKQESMMVGLGLNGFISVFRDPHTYLIPVAMFKEVVSKADNQTTSLGITLGRANGQYVVRKVMEGSPAKLQGVEKGDVLVEINGQKVRGLMQGRVSELLKGDVGATSVISVLRNGEKKKFKMVRVEITVATVSTRVIDGIKPIGVIGINKFAKGVCEKTKEAIGMVKKADVRGLLLDLRDNPGGQMEEAACVASLFVGADKKIFELRYLDPGKKSEQYYGGEEKIFDRPVAVLMNAGSASAAEIVAGALRDLNRAVLVGERTFGKGSFQEGELWTQNKQIALFETKGFYYLPSGRSPQMKGLSPDVAVNFDKIAVGREEDQFMNPLRAPERQVKALAASISTKDCLEMEDAHFSEDIQLTKARQVLFCTKTVGKTVAGVN comes from the coding sequence GTGTTACGCTCGCCGCGATTGACCATCATTTCATTGTTAATTTTCACCATGGGGATCAGCCTTTCGTTGTCGCGTGTAAAAAGCGACTCTTCCAAGGTCAAATCAGTGGACGCCTACTGGGCCGAGTCGGGGCTCGGTCCAGCGGCCTTGGAAGACCTTCTTCAAGATAATATCTGCGGCAGTTCTGAACGCTATTTCTTGGCTTGTGCCAGTTCTATTCTCAATATCGCCAACCGTTTTAATATGACTTTGACCACAGAGGGCAAACTGGTTCCTGTGGACGTGAACATGTCAGCGGACATGAGCTCTGAAAAAATGCAGCTCGAAAGTTGGAAGCAATTCTTCAACAACAATACGGCGGCAGCCATGAAGCTTTCCTTCCTGAATGTTTGGAAACTTCTTAAGACAAAATATATTTCTGAAAAACAAGAATCCATGATGGTCGGTTTGGGGCTGAATGGTTTCATCTCTGTCTTCCGTGACCCTCACACTTATTTGATTCCGGTTGCGATGTTCAAAGAGGTGGTTTCCAAGGCCGACAACCAAACGACTTCCTTGGGAATCACTTTGGGGAGAGCCAACGGTCAGTATGTGGTGCGTAAAGTGATGGAAGGCAGCCCTGCGAAACTTCAAGGAGTTGAAAAAGGGGATGTTCTTGTGGAAATCAACGGGCAGAAGGTTCGTGGATTGATGCAGGGGCGTGTTTCTGAGCTTCTCAAAGGGGATGTCGGTGCCACTTCGGTGATCAGCGTTCTTCGTAACGGCGAGAAAAAGAAGTTCAAAATGGTTCGTGTTGAAATCACCGTAGCCACGGTATCCACACGAGTGATTGACGGCATTAAACCGATCGGTGTGATCGGTATTAATAAATTTGCCAAAGGTGTCTGTGAAAAAACCAAAGAAGCTATCGGCATGGTTAAGAAAGCTGATGTTCGAGGTTTGTTGTTAGATCTTCGAGACAATCCCGGTGGACAAATGGAAGAAGCTGCCTGTGTGGCGAGCCTCTTTGTCGGTGCGGATAAAAAGATTTTTGAATTGCGTTACTTGGATCCGGGTAAGAAATCTGAGCAGTACTATGGCGGAGAAGAAAAAATCTTTGATCGTCCGGTTGCGGTTTTGATGAATGCAGGATCCGCCAGTGCGGCAGAAATCGTGGCGGGGGCTTTGCGTGACTTGAATCGTGCGGTCTTGGTGGGGGAACGTACTTTTGGCAAGGGCTCGTTCCAAGAAGGTGAGCTATGGACTCAAAACAAACAGATCGCTTTGTTTGAAACCAAAGGATTCTATTATCTTCCCTCAGGACGTTCGCCGCAAATGAAGGGCTTGTCTCCGGATGTGGCAGTGAATTTTGATAAGATTGCTGTGGGTCGGGAGGAAGATCAGTTTATGAATCCTCTGCGTGCTCCAGAGAGACAAGTGAAGGCTTTGGCTGCTTCAATTTCGACCAAAGATTGTTTGGAAATGGAAGACGCTCATTTTTCAGAAGATATTCAACTTACCAAGGCTCGCCAGGTTTTATTCTGTACGAAAACAGTTGGAAAAACAGTGGCAGGGGTGAACTAA
- a CDS encoding PspC domain-containing protein, which translates to MTDETMNAGNNSENSQPKYRWVRASDGALAGVCKGLGQALGIETWMLRVIWIVAILWFGTGVLLYLILAVCLPRVDRLDQALDRKLLGVCARIAKRYQLEVGIVRTAAVLFLLVTFGAAILVYGLCYFLVPTAETR; encoded by the coding sequence ATGACTGACGAAACGATGAACGCAGGAAACAACTCTGAAAACTCTCAACCCAAGTACCGCTGGGTCCGAGCTAGCGATGGAGCTTTGGCCGGAGTTTGTAAGGGCTTGGGGCAGGCCTTAGGTATTGAAACGTGGATGCTTCGCGTTATATGGATTGTAGCTATTTTATGGTTCGGCACTGGAGTCCTCTTATATTTGATCTTGGCGGTATGTCTGCCACGCGTCGATAGACTGGACCAAGCTCTAGATAGAAAGCTTCTGGGTGTGTGTGCTAGAATTGCTAAGAGATATCAGCTTGAGGTCGGTATCGTCAGAACAGCCGCTGTGTTGTTTTTGTTGGTGACCTTTGGAGCTGCGATCTTGGTTTATGGCCTTTGTTACTTCTTAGTACCCACGGCTGAAACCAGATAG
- a CDS encoding RNA methyltransferase has product MKRPFEVRIVLVRTIYERNIGATSRAMSNMGVDKLILIDPQCEITYEAQQTAATGQTGLQNRTTYKSWDDFLEKEPESIKICFTARDGKGRQVRDIDEVLADIKDHAPQFQHSSETPYLLHLVFGPEDWGLSGEDLEHANFCACLPTWGENWSLNLAQATLLGMFSLRRAWGGSRTTLDGGDERRAPQGIEGINPEQTLKTWLEEMGFDLTKQKKINAFTVLRRMLLQNTPTKKELVILETVLQQATRKLREWKEFQKRDINKS; this is encoded by the coding sequence ATGAAACGTCCCTTTGAAGTGCGCATTGTTTTAGTGCGCACAATCTATGAACGAAATATCGGTGCAACCTCCAGAGCCATGAGCAACATGGGGGTGGACAAGCTCATTCTGATTGATCCTCAATGCGAGATCACTTACGAAGCTCAACAAACAGCGGCTACCGGGCAGACGGGTTTACAGAATAGAACCACCTACAAAAGTTGGGACGATTTTCTAGAGAAAGAACCCGAGAGCATCAAAATCTGCTTCACCGCTCGTGATGGCAAAGGCCGGCAGGTTCGGGATATTGATGAAGTTCTTGCTGACATCAAAGATCATGCTCCCCAATTTCAACACTCCAGCGAAACCCCTTATCTTTTGCACTTGGTTTTCGGTCCCGAGGACTGGGGTCTTTCAGGTGAAGATCTTGAGCACGCAAACTTCTGCGCCTGCCTTCCCACTTGGGGTGAAAACTGGAGCTTAAACTTGGCGCAAGCCACCTTACTGGGAATGTTCTCTTTACGTCGAGCTTGGGGCGGAAGCCGCACCACTTTAGACGGAGGAGATGAACGTCGTGCACCTCAAGGTATTGAAGGGATCAATCCCGAACAGACCTTGAAAACCTGGCTCGAGGAAATGGGTTTTGATTTGACCAAGCAAAAGAAGATCAATGCCTTCACGGTACTTCGTCGTATGCTTCTGCAAAACACCCCGACCAAAAAAGAGTTGGTGATCCTGGAAACCGTTCTGCAACAAGCCACGCGCAAACTAAGAGAGTGGAAAGAGTTCCAAAAACGTGATATTAACAAAAGTTAA
- a CDS encoding DUF4337 domain-containing protein produces MDEIEVPLEQTQEHLQHASLHEDHHSGSGPSLINLGAVLSAILAVFAAICALLAGHYSNEAMIEQIKSSDQWSYYQAKGIKSALQEFRLEMNTNQGEEKIAKIQEKIEKYKQEQEHIQETAKEKEEASEKFLHWHERLAMAVTFFQVAIAVIAIGVLTRKKFFFYMGAGSGLVGLTAFISFFFIK; encoded by the coding sequence ATGGACGAAATTGAAGTTCCCCTCGAGCAAACACAAGAACATCTTCAACATGCTTCTTTGCATGAGGATCATCACAGCGGAAGCGGCCCAAGCTTAATTAATTTGGGTGCAGTTCTTTCCGCCATCCTCGCGGTTTTTGCGGCGATCTGCGCTTTGCTTGCCGGTCACTATTCAAACGAAGCCATGATCGAACAAATCAAATCTTCGGATCAGTGGTCTTACTATCAAGCCAAAGGAATCAAAAGCGCTTTGCAAGAGTTCCGCTTGGAAATGAATACCAACCAAGGCGAAGAAAAAATCGCCAAGATTCAAGAGAAGATCGAAAAGTACAAACAAGAACAAGAACACATCCAGGAAACTGCGAAAGAGAAAGAAGAAGCCAGCGAGAAGTTCCTGCATTGGCATGAACGCCTTGCGATGGCTGTGACATTCTTCCAAGTTGCCATCGCCGTGATCGCGATCGGTGTCTTGACCCGCAAGAAGTTCTTCTTCTACATGGGTGCTGGCTCAGGCCTTGTGGGTCTGACTGCCTTTATCAGTTTTTTCTTTATTAAATAG
- a CDS encoding bacteriohemerythrin yields the protein MGESFFKWDQQKLTTHVDAMDREHQKLIDIMNRLYERHEAKATKPELQSIVRELVSWTVTHFEHEEKFFDTLAYSQASVHKKIHKDLIARLKEHGGEFEKTGVLTPAFFQFLKTWLTAHIMGIDTKYGLIASQKAG from the coding sequence ATGGGCGAATCATTCTTTAAATGGGATCAGCAAAAACTTACTACTCATGTCGATGCGATGGATCGTGAACATCAGAAGCTCATCGATATCATGAACCGCCTTTATGAGCGCCATGAAGCGAAGGCGACAAAGCCGGAATTACAATCTATTGTGCGTGAACTGGTTTCCTGGACAGTGACTCACTTCGAGCACGAGGAGAAATTCTTTGATACCTTGGCTTATTCCCAAGCGTCGGTTCACAAGAAAATTCATAAGGACTTGATCGCAAGGTTGAAAGAGCATGGCGGTGAATTTGAAAAGACCGGAGTGTTAACTCCGGCCTTCTTTCAGTTTCTTAAAACTTGGCTAACTGCTCACATCATGGGGATCGACACTAAATACGGTCTGATCGCTTCTCAAAAAGCGGGCTAG
- a CDS encoding alpha/beta hydrolase — translation MISTELFKHKFIAAKKKSDFLMIVLHGRGDSIRPFYSFDEELNIPEMNYLLLNAPRKFLDGYTWYGEPPYQAQGVMKIREKLFDLLNDLENQGWKSENIFLFGFSQGCLISADIGLNYPRKLGGVVGISGYFNFYPRWKNNLSSDAKRTPWLFTHGHQDDILPLEETKYGVDKLKTAGLKVEWVEMDKDHTLKDEEYPIIRKWVREKLTDLRKN, via the coding sequence ATGATCAGTACTGAGCTCTTTAAACATAAATTTATCGCCGCAAAGAAAAAGTCCGACTTCTTGATGATTGTATTGCATGGTCGCGGCGACAGCATTCGTCCTTTCTATTCATTCGACGAAGAATTGAATATTCCAGAAATGAACTATCTGCTTTTGAATGCACCCAGAAAGTTTCTGGATGGTTATACTTGGTACGGGGAGCCTCCTTATCAAGCTCAAGGAGTGATGAAAATCCGCGAAAAGCTTTTTGATCTTTTGAATGACCTGGAAAATCAAGGTTGGAAGAGCGAAAACATCTTCCTTTTTGGATTTTCACAGGGCTGCTTAATCAGCGCGGATATCGGATTGAACTATCCTAGAAAACTAGGTGGGGTCGTTGGTATCAGTGGCTACTTCAATTTTTATCCTCGTTGGAAAAACAATCTGTCTTCAGATGCGAAACGAACGCCATGGTTGTTTACCCATGGACACCAGGACGATATTCTTCCCTTGGAAGAGACGAAGTATGGCGTTGATAAGTTGAAGACAGCCGGTCTGAAGGTCGAATGGGTCGAGATGGATAAGGATCATACTCTGAAAGATGAAGAGTATCCGATCATACGCAAATGGGTCCGTGAGAAATTGACGGATTTGAGGAAAAATTAA
- a CDS encoding DUF4360 domain-containing protein codes for MHRSLFLLLAPLFFVSTSRAEVPAGISIQGLQANGTGCPQGSYSANISPDGQAFSLLLDNYVAASDLHNPISRLNCELRVNFRVPRGWTFTVVTADYRGYAYAEQGSTVFHQALYSFDGSKPINERPGYENNGKYSFRAQEFRGPYNGNYTIHQELNPSVAPWAPCSSVDQQTLFITTYLMARNLNLSSSIQAQITLDSVDGAIQSQNFQLRWRRCGPSAPPNTPPPREENPRPPVPNPGRPPRFPEPGRR; via the coding sequence ATGCACAGAAGTCTATTTCTTCTGCTCGCACCGTTATTTTTCGTTTCAACATCTCGCGCAGAAGTGCCAGCGGGAATTTCAATTCAAGGACTACAAGCTAATGGAACAGGATGCCCTCAAGGCTCCTATTCAGCGAATATTTCGCCGGATGGACAAGCCTTTTCTCTTCTTCTTGATAATTATGTCGCAGCTTCTGACCTGCACAATCCTATTTCTCGCCTTAATTGCGAGTTAAGAGTGAACTTCCGCGTGCCACGCGGTTGGACCTTCACAGTCGTCACCGCAGACTATCGCGGCTACGCCTATGCAGAACAAGGCTCCACTGTTTTCCATCAGGCTCTTTATTCATTTGATGGCAGCAAACCCATCAATGAACGCCCAGGATATGAAAACAACGGAAAATATTCGTTCCGAGCTCAAGAATTCCGCGGGCCTTACAACGGCAACTACACGATTCACCAAGAACTCAATCCAAGTGTAGCACCTTGGGCTCCTTGTTCTTCCGTTGACCAACAAACTCTCTTTATTACGACTTATTTGATGGCGCGAAATCTCAATCTATCGTCATCCATCCAGGCACAGATCACCTTAGACAGCGTCGACGGTGCCATTCAGTCACAGAATTTTCAATTAAGATGGAGAAGATGTGGTCCTTCTGCACCACCAAACACTCCACCACCTCGCGAAGAAAATCCGAGACCACCGGTGCCGAATCCAGGAAGACCACCGCGCTTTCCTGAACCAGGCCGCAGATAG
- a CDS encoding DUF4360 domain-containing protein: MKLAMVMKVVAALTVLATTQAQAESLRLGQAAYGGTGCPAGSASVTVSPDQSSLSILFDSYVTEAGNTTGKTIDRKSCNISIPVTVPNGYSVAVFQVDYRGFTAVPRGAQARFDAEYFWAGSRGFRVSRVFAGPYNDNYTVSDGLLATTMVWTPCGASVNLRANTSMMAQTNSRREQTLATVDSADISSGLVYHLQWRRCN, from the coding sequence ATGAAATTAGCAATGGTAATGAAAGTGGTTGCGGCTTTGACTGTGTTGGCGACGACTCAGGCTCAGGCGGAAAGTTTGAGATTGGGACAAGCGGCTTACGGCGGTACTGGTTGTCCAGCGGGAAGTGCTAGCGTGACTGTCAGTCCGGATCAATCTTCACTCAGCATTCTATTTGATAGCTATGTGACAGAAGCGGGAAATACGACTGGTAAAACTATTGACCGTAAATCTTGTAACATCTCAATCCCAGTGACAGTGCCAAATGGATATAGCGTGGCGGTTTTCCAAGTGGACTATCGTGGCTTCACTGCTGTTCCTCGTGGGGCTCAAGCGCGTTTTGATGCTGAATACTTCTGGGCAGGCAGCCGTGGCTTCAGAGTGTCTCGCGTATTCGCTGGTCCTTACAATGACAACTACACTGTGAGTGATGGTTTGTTGGCAACAACAATGGTGTGGACTCCATGTGGAGCCAGCGTGAATCTTCGCGCCAACACGTCAATGATGGCGCAAACAAATTCTCGCCGCGAGCAAACTCTTGCAACGGTGGATAGCGCCGATATTTCATCAGGCCTCGTTTACCACTTGCAATGGCGCCGCTGTAACTAG
- the rfaD gene encoding ADP-glyceromanno-heptose 6-epimerase, with translation MIIVTGANGFIGSVMVWELNQKGVTDIVAVDSVSLQERDLLKKRQYSKFLLKDELWPFLESEEAKSKVTWIIHMGACSSTTETNKEFLWENNTYYTQRIFEWCTKHQKSMIYASSAATYGAGELGFDDTTDPELLKPLNLYGDSKVLFDRWALKQTQTPPNWYGLKFFNVFGPNEHKKEAMASVVFKAYNQIKESGALGLFKSANPKYKDGEFMRDFVYVKDVTGWMAELMEKKPKNGVYNMGFGKPRTWLDLANATFKAMGKETKINWLEMPENIRGQYQYYTEAKTDKWLGAGMSPAKWPLEKAVPDYVQNYLSKEDPSL, from the coding sequence ATGATTATTGTAACTGGCGCGAATGGTTTTATTGGAAGTGTGATGGTCTGGGAACTCAACCAAAAAGGGGTGACCGACATCGTGGCTGTGGACTCGGTTTCTTTGCAAGAGCGCGATCTCTTGAAGAAACGCCAATACTCTAAATTCCTTCTTAAAGATGAACTTTGGCCCTTCCTCGAAAGCGAAGAAGCAAAGTCCAAAGTGACTTGGATTATTCACATGGGCGCCTGCTCTTCCACGACCGAAACAAACAAAGAGTTTCTGTGGGAGAACAACACTTACTACACACAGCGAATCTTTGAATGGTGTACAAAACACCAAAAATCGATGATCTATGCTTCCAGCGCTGCCACTTATGGTGCCGGCGAATTAGGCTTTGATGACACAACCGATCCAGAATTGCTCAAGCCATTAAACCTTTACGGTGATTCAAAAGTTCTTTTCGATCGTTGGGCTTTGAAGCAAACGCAAACTCCTCCAAACTGGTATGGCTTGAAGTTCTTCAACGTGTTCGGTCCCAATGAACACAAAAAAGAAGCCATGGCGAGCGTCGTCTTCAAGGCCTACAATCAGATCAAAGAATCTGGTGCGTTGGGCTTGTTCAAATCAGCAAATCCAAAATACAAAGACGGCGAATTCATGCGTGACTTCGTTTACGTCAAAGATGTCACTGGCTGGATGGCTGAGCTCATGGAAAAGAAACCAAAAAATGGCGTCTACAACATGGGCTTCGGAAAGCCACGCACTTGGTTGGATTTGGCCAATGCCACTTTCAAAGCCATGGGCAAAGAAACTAAGATCAATTGGCTGGAAATGCCGGAAAACATTCGTGGTCAGTATCAGTACTACACCGAAGCAAAGACCGACAAATGGTTGGGCGCAGGCATGAGTCCGGCAAAATGGCCTTTGGAAAAAGCAGTTCCAGATTATGTTCAAAATTATCTCTCAAAAGAGGATCCATCCCTTTAG
- a CDS encoding aromatic amino acid hydroxylase, with protein sequence METDFLPPHLRKYVVEQHYEKYTPIDQAVWRYVLRQLRAFLAVHAHECYLDGLVKTGIDVERIPRIDDISKKLQEFGWRAYPVSGFIPPAAFMELQSLGVLPIASDMRTLDHLLYTPAPDIVHEAAGHAPILIHPEFAEYLRQYAQVAKKAIISKEDLNLYEAIRELSDIKENPSSTKEDIKASEDKLEQVSKSIQHISEATELGRMNWWTAEYGLIGDLKNPKIFGAGLLSSVGEAKWCLNDKVKKIPLSVECIKMGYDITEPQPQLFVASDFKSLTSVLEDMAKQMAFRIGGLAGLNKAIEAQSVNTAELNSGIQISGQIVEAITANNEVAYLRLQGPSQLNYQDKQLPGHGQQYHAHGFGTPVGFLKAFPGRCPSTLTSAEWDSLNVTQGKTTKLEFNSGVVVTGDVQDLLTRDGKTLLLSLKNAKAEFQGRILFAPEWGTFDMAVGSSVTSVFGGAADREAYGEVDDFVAKRVPAPIYTEQELKLQRQYGNLRELRENKVMGAALEEKLSALLTTHDHDFKEDWLLRLEAIELLNARAPQAVLKTKLEKDLQALAGKDEKTKNLIQDGLALAGTL encoded by the coding sequence ATGGAGACTGACTTTCTACCCCCGCACTTAAGAAAATACGTCGTAGAACAACACTACGAAAAATACACTCCGATTGATCAGGCGGTCTGGCGCTATGTTTTGCGCCAGTTGCGTGCCTTCCTCGCGGTCCATGCTCACGAGTGCTACTTAGATGGCCTTGTGAAAACGGGCATTGATGTCGAACGCATCCCGCGCATTGATGATATCAGCAAAAAACTTCAAGAATTTGGCTGGCGCGCTTACCCAGTAAGCGGTTTCATTCCACCAGCAGCCTTCATGGAGCTTCAGTCTTTGGGTGTTCTTCCGATCGCTTCTGACATGCGAACTCTGGATCATCTTCTTTACACTCCGGCTCCTGATATCGTTCACGAGGCGGCGGGACATGCGCCAATTTTGATTCATCCTGAATTCGCCGAATACCTTCGCCAGTATGCACAGGTTGCGAAGAAGGCGATCATCAGCAAAGAAGATCTTAATCTTTACGAAGCAATTCGTGAGCTTTCCGATATCAAAGAAAATCCCAGCTCGACCAAAGAAGACATCAAAGCTTCTGAAGACAAACTGGAGCAAGTCAGCAAAAGCATTCAACACATCTCAGAAGCAACAGAGTTGGGCCGCATGAATTGGTGGACCGCTGAGTATGGATTGATTGGTGACTTAAAGAATCCAAAAATTTTCGGCGCCGGACTTCTTTCAAGTGTTGGCGAAGCGAAATGGTGCTTGAACGACAAAGTTAAGAAAATTCCGTTGTCTGTGGAATGCATCAAGATGGGTTATGATATCACCGAGCCTCAGCCTCAGTTGTTCGTCGCCTCAGATTTTAAATCTTTGACGAGCGTTCTTGAAGACATGGCCAAACAAATGGCTTTCCGAATTGGCGGACTTGCCGGTTTGAATAAAGCCATCGAGGCCCAATCCGTGAATACCGCCGAACTTAATTCTGGAATTCAGATTTCGGGACAAATTGTTGAAGCGATCACTGCGAACAATGAAGTGGCTTATTTGCGCCTGCAAGGTCCTTCGCAGTTGAACTATCAAGACAAGCAACTTCCCGGGCACGGGCAACAGTATCACGCCCACGGCTTTGGAACTCCGGTTGGCTTTCTCAAAGCTTTCCCGGGCCGCTGCCCGTCGACTTTGACTTCTGCCGAGTGGGATTCTTTGAATGTGACTCAGGGAAAAACAACGAAACTAGAATTTAATTCTGGGGTTGTTGTGACTGGTGACGTTCAAGATCTTCTCACTCGCGATGGCAAAACTTTGTTGCTGTCTTTGAAAAACGCTAAAGCCGAATTCCAAGGCCGCATTTTATTTGCGCCCGAATGGGGTACTTTCGATATGGCTGTGGGATCTTCAGTGACTTCTGTTTTCGGTGGCGCTGCAGATCGTGAAGCTTACGGTGAAGTTGATGACTTTGTGGCAAAACGTGTTCCTGCTCCTATATACACCGAGCAAGAATTGAAATTGCAACGCCAGTACGGAAACTTGCGGGAACTTCGTGAAAACAAAGTAATGGGTGCAGCTTTGGAAGAAAAACTTTCTGCCTTGCTGACAACTCACGATCACGATTTCAAAGAAGACTGGCTGCTTCGCCTGGAAGCCATTGAACTTTTGAATGCACGCGCACCGCAAGCCGTTTTGAAAACAAAACTTGAGAAGGATCTTCAAGCTTTGGCAGGCAAAGACGAAAAAACCAAAAACTTAATCCAAGATGGACTTGCCCTAGCAGGAACTCTGTAA
- the ribD gene encoding bifunctional diaminohydroxyphosphoribosylaminopyrimidine deaminase/5-amino-6-(5-phosphoribosylamino)uracil reductase RibD: MEQVRSLPIPARGTLLSVEQAMQLAISEAYKGGPRVSPNPLVGSVVLDREGRFLACGYHEFYGGPHAEVNALKNLSDEELKDAHVIVTLEPCAHEGKTPSCAKMIAKLPVKKVTFGLIDPNPLVAGQGAAILHKVGIQADVFTSADKKLEQQIKTQLEEVCEAFLWNFRQKKVFVALKMASSLDGQVALKSGESQWITGPESREFVHYIRSCYDAILVGKGTIEFDDPSLNIRHPQIEKKNKVVVIDGEAELLAKFPDLKLAQIHDMQDVFWCVAADLKEEAQAKVAKMSKAPQMVFVKTNVGGDLDLEDLLAQLYQLGLRSVLVEGGAMTASSFVAQCLVNRIWMFQAPIIMGSGGSRSWTETVRIDQMKNKIQIRNPRYQTFGGDFMITGTL; this comes from the coding sequence ATGGAACAAGTAAGGTCTTTGCCTATTCCAGCTCGCGGAACGTTGTTGTCCGTTGAACAGGCTATGCAGCTCGCTATCAGCGAAGCCTATAAGGGTGGTCCTCGGGTCAGTCCGAATCCTCTCGTAGGCTCAGTAGTTCTGGATAGAGAGGGGAGATTCCTGGCTTGTGGCTATCATGAATTTTACGGTGGACCCCACGCGGAAGTGAATGCGCTAAAAAATCTATCTGATGAAGAGCTCAAAGATGCTCATGTGATTGTGACCTTGGAACCTTGTGCCCATGAGGGGAAAACTCCTTCGTGTGCGAAGATGATTGCCAAGCTTCCTGTTAAAAAGGTGACCTTCGGCTTGATCGATCCCAATCCTCTGGTCGCAGGGCAGGGAGCTGCAATTCTTCACAAAGTAGGAATCCAAGCCGACGTATTTACAAGTGCAGATAAAAAGCTCGAGCAGCAGATCAAGACTCAACTTGAAGAAGTCTGCGAGGCCTTCTTGTGGAACTTCCGCCAAAAGAAAGTTTTTGTCGCTTTGAAGATGGCGAGCAGCCTCGATGGACAAGTGGCATTGAAATCCGGCGAGAGTCAGTGGATCACCGGGCCTGAGTCACGTGAATTTGTTCATTATATTCGCTCTTGTTACGACGCCATTTTGGTCGGCAAAGGCACTATTGAATTCGACGATCCTTCTTTGAATATTCGTCATCCACAGATCGAGAAGAAAAATAAAGTCGTGGTCATTGATGGTGAAGCGGAGCTGTTGGCAAAGTTCCCAGATCTGAAATTGGCCCAAATTCATGATATGCAAGATGTCTTTTGGTGTGTGGCTGCTGACTTGAAAGAGGAAGCACAGGCCAAAGTGGCGAAGATGTCGAAAGCACCTCAGATGGTTTTTGTGAAAACCAATGTTGGCGGTGATTTGGATCTTGAGGATTTGTTAGCGCAACTTTATCAGCTGGGCTTGCGCTCGGTGCTGGTCGAAGGCGGTGCTATGACGGCAAGTTCATTTGTGGCCCAATGTTTGGTGAATAGAATTTGGATGTTTCAGGCTCCCATCATCATGGGGTCCGGGGGCTCGCGCTCTTGGACGGAAACAGTTCGCATTGATCAGATGAAAAATAAAATTCAAATCAGAAATCCGCGCTATCAAACTTTCGGCGGTGATTTTATGATTACAGGGACTTTGTAG